Proteins co-encoded in one Sus scrofa isolate TJ Tabasco breed Duroc chromosome 14, Sscrofa11.1, whole genome shotgun sequence genomic window:
- the P2RX2 gene encoding P2X purinoceptor 2 isoform X8: protein MAAAEPKSPAAAGAAAARRLARGCWSAFWDYETPKVIVVKNRRLGIVYRTVQLLILLYFVCPHRYVFIVQKSYQDSETGPESSVITKVKGLTLSEHKVWDVEEYVKPPEGGSVFSIITRIEVTSFQTLGTCAESMRVRNATCDSDEDCVAGQLDMLGNGLRTGRCVPYYHGPSKTCEVSGWCPVEDGASVSQFLGKMAPNFTILIKNSIHYPKFQFSKGNIENRKDGYLRHCTFHEVSDLYCPIFKLGYIVEQAGENFTELAHTGGVIGVIINWDCDLDLSASMCNPKYSFRRLDPKHIPASSGYNFRFAKYYRINGSSTRTLIKAYGIRIDVIVHGQGSFLCDWILLTFMNKNKVYSHKKFDKTPEVWPSSEPPPAFYHVAPETWAYRSP from the exons ATGGCGGCCGCCGAGCCCAAGTCCCCCGCGGCAGCCGGGGCGGCCGCGGCCCGGCGCCTGGCTCGAGGCTGCTGGTCCGCCTTCTGGGACTACGAGACACCCAAGGTGATCGTGGTGAAGAACCGGCGCCTGGGCATCGTGTACCGCACCGTGCAGTTGCTCATTCTGCTCTACTTCGTGTG TCCACACAGGTACGTGTTCATCGTGCAGAAGAGCTACCAGGACAGCGAGACCGGCCCGGAAAGCTCCGTCATCACCAAGGTCAAAGGTCTCACCTTGTCAGAGCACAAAGTGTGGGACGTGGAGGAGTACGTGAAACCCCCCGAG GGGGGCAGCGTGTTCAGCATCATCACCAGGATCGAGGTCACCTCCTTCCAGACCCTCGGAACCTGCGCGGAG AGTATGAGGGTCAGAAATGCCACCTGCGACTCGGACGAGGACTGCGTGGCTGGGCAGCTGGATATGCTAGGAAACG GCCTGCGGACCGGGCGCTGCGTACCTTATTACCACGGGCCGTCCAAGACCTGCGAGGTGTCTGGCTGGTGCCCAGTGGAGGATGGCGCCTCAGTCAG CCAATTTCTCGGCAAGATGGCCCCAAATTTCACCATCCTCATCAAGAACAGCATCCACTACCCCAAATTCCAGTTCTCCAA GGGCAACATTGAGAACCGGAAGGATGGCTACTTGAGACACTGCACATTCCACGAGGTCTCTGACCTCTACTGCCCCATTTTCAAGCTGGGCTACATTGTGGAGCAGGCAGGGGAAAACTTCACAGAGTTGGCGCACACG GGTGGTGTCATTGGTGTCATTATCAACTGGGATTGTGACCTGGACCTGTCAGCATCCATGTGCAACCCCAAGTACTCCTTCCGAAGGCTCGACCCCAAGCACATCCCAGCCTCATCTGGCTACAACTTCAG GTTCGCCAAGTATTATAGAATAAACGGCAGCAGCACCCGCACACTCATCAAAGCCTACGGGATCCGAATTGATGTCATCGTTCATGGACAG GGCTCCTTCCTGTGTGACTGGATCCTGCTAACATTCATGAACAAAAACAAGGTCTACAGCCATAAGAAATTTGACAAG ACGCCCGAGGTCTGGCCCAGCTCTGAGCCCCCTCCTGCCTTCTATCACGTGGCACCGGAGACCTGGGCCTATCGGAGCCCCTGA
- the P2RX2 gene encoding P2X purinoceptor 2 isoform X6 yields the protein MAAAEPKSPAAAGAAAARRLARGCWSAFWDYETPKVIVVKNRRLGIVYRTVQLLILLYFVCPHRYVFIVQKSYQDSETGPESSVITKVKGLTLSEHKVWDVEEYVKPPEGGSVFSIITRIEVTSFQTLGTCAESMRVRNATCDSDEDCVAGQLDMLGNGLRTGRCVPYYHGPSKTCEVSGWCPVEDGASVSQFLGKMAPNFTILIKNSIHYPKFQFSKGNIENRKDGYLRHCTFHEVSDLYCPIFKLGYIVEQAGENFTELAHTGGVIGVIINWDCDLDLSASMCNPKYSFRRLDPKHIPASSGYNFRFAKYYRINGSSTRTLIKAYGIRIDVIVHGQAGKFSLIPTIINLATALTSIGVGSFLCDWILLTFMNKNKVYSHKKFDKTPEVWPSSEPPPAFYHVAPETWAYRSP from the exons ATGGCGGCCGCCGAGCCCAAGTCCCCCGCGGCAGCCGGGGCGGCCGCGGCCCGGCGCCTGGCTCGAGGCTGCTGGTCCGCCTTCTGGGACTACGAGACACCCAAGGTGATCGTGGTGAAGAACCGGCGCCTGGGCATCGTGTACCGCACCGTGCAGTTGCTCATTCTGCTCTACTTCGTGTG TCCACACAGGTACGTGTTCATCGTGCAGAAGAGCTACCAGGACAGCGAGACCGGCCCGGAAAGCTCCGTCATCACCAAGGTCAAAGGTCTCACCTTGTCAGAGCACAAAGTGTGGGACGTGGAGGAGTACGTGAAACCCCCCGAG GGGGGCAGCGTGTTCAGCATCATCACCAGGATCGAGGTCACCTCCTTCCAGACCCTCGGAACCTGCGCGGAG AGTATGAGGGTCAGAAATGCCACCTGCGACTCGGACGAGGACTGCGTGGCTGGGCAGCTGGATATGCTAGGAAACG GCCTGCGGACCGGGCGCTGCGTACCTTATTACCACGGGCCGTCCAAGACCTGCGAGGTGTCTGGCTGGTGCCCAGTGGAGGATGGCGCCTCAGTCAG CCAATTTCTCGGCAAGATGGCCCCAAATTTCACCATCCTCATCAAGAACAGCATCCACTACCCCAAATTCCAGTTCTCCAA GGGCAACATTGAGAACCGGAAGGATGGCTACTTGAGACACTGCACATTCCACGAGGTCTCTGACCTCTACTGCCCCATTTTCAAGCTGGGCTACATTGTGGAGCAGGCAGGGGAAAACTTCACAGAGTTGGCGCACACG GGTGGTGTCATTGGTGTCATTATCAACTGGGATTGTGACCTGGACCTGTCAGCATCCATGTGCAACCCCAAGTACTCCTTCCGAAGGCTCGACCCCAAGCACATCCCAGCCTCATCTGGCTACAACTTCAG GTTCGCCAAGTATTATAGAATAAACGGCAGCAGCACCCGCACACTCATCAAAGCCTACGGGATCCGAATTGATGTCATCGTTCATGGACAG GCAGGGAAGTTCAGCCTGATCCCCACCATCATTAACCTGGCCACAGCGCTGACCTCCATTGGGGTG GGCTCCTTCCTGTGTGACTGGATCCTGCTAACATTCATGAACAAAAACAAGGTCTACAGCCATAAGAAATTTGACAAG ACGCCCGAGGTCTGGCCCAGCTCTGAGCCCCCTCCTGCCTTCTATCACGTGGCACCGGAGACCTGGGCCTATCGGAGCCCCTGA
- the P2RX2 gene encoding P2X purinoceptor 2 isoform X3 has translation MAAAEPKSPAAAGAAAARRLARGCWSAFWDYETPKVIVVKNRRLGIVYRTVQLLILLYFVCPHRYVFIVQKSYQDSETGPESSVITKVKGLTLSEHKVWDVEEYVKPPEGGSVFSIITRIEVTSFQTLGTCAESMRVRNATCDSDEDCVAGQLDMLGNGLRTGRCVPYYHGPSKTCEVSGWCPVEDGASVSQFLGKMAPNFTILIKNSIHYPKFQFSKGNIENRKDGYLRHCTFHEVSDLYCPIFKLGYIVEQAGENFTELAHTGGVIGVIINWDCDLDLSASMCNPKYSFRRLDPKHIPASSGYNFRFAKYYRINGSSTRTLIKAYGIRIDVIVHGQGSFLCDWILLTFMNKNKVYSHKKFDKVCTPRHSSGSWPVILALVLGQAPPPPGPCSTLPGLAGQLWGEGQSQVLAVPPPRPCPTSAPSEQMVDAPGGGAGPGLCASEPSQQDCTLTDARGLAQL, from the exons ATGGCGGCCGCCGAGCCCAAGTCCCCCGCGGCAGCCGGGGCGGCCGCGGCCCGGCGCCTGGCTCGAGGCTGCTGGTCCGCCTTCTGGGACTACGAGACACCCAAGGTGATCGTGGTGAAGAACCGGCGCCTGGGCATCGTGTACCGCACCGTGCAGTTGCTCATTCTGCTCTACTTCGTGTG TCCACACAGGTACGTGTTCATCGTGCAGAAGAGCTACCAGGACAGCGAGACCGGCCCGGAAAGCTCCGTCATCACCAAGGTCAAAGGTCTCACCTTGTCAGAGCACAAAGTGTGGGACGTGGAGGAGTACGTGAAACCCCCCGAG GGGGGCAGCGTGTTCAGCATCATCACCAGGATCGAGGTCACCTCCTTCCAGACCCTCGGAACCTGCGCGGAG AGTATGAGGGTCAGAAATGCCACCTGCGACTCGGACGAGGACTGCGTGGCTGGGCAGCTGGATATGCTAGGAAACG GCCTGCGGACCGGGCGCTGCGTACCTTATTACCACGGGCCGTCCAAGACCTGCGAGGTGTCTGGCTGGTGCCCAGTGGAGGATGGCGCCTCAGTCAG CCAATTTCTCGGCAAGATGGCCCCAAATTTCACCATCCTCATCAAGAACAGCATCCACTACCCCAAATTCCAGTTCTCCAA GGGCAACATTGAGAACCGGAAGGATGGCTACTTGAGACACTGCACATTCCACGAGGTCTCTGACCTCTACTGCCCCATTTTCAAGCTGGGCTACATTGTGGAGCAGGCAGGGGAAAACTTCACAGAGTTGGCGCACACG GGTGGTGTCATTGGTGTCATTATCAACTGGGATTGTGACCTGGACCTGTCAGCATCCATGTGCAACCCCAAGTACTCCTTCCGAAGGCTCGACCCCAAGCACATCCCAGCCTCATCTGGCTACAACTTCAG GTTCGCCAAGTATTATAGAATAAACGGCAGCAGCACCCGCACACTCATCAAAGCCTACGGGATCCGAATTGATGTCATCGTTCATGGACAG GGCTCCTTCCTGTGTGACTGGATCCTGCTAACATTCATGAACAAAAACAAGGTCTACAGCCATAAGAAATTTGACAAGGTGTGTACACCGAGGCACTCCTCAGGTAGCTGGCCTGTGATCCTGGCCCTTGTTTTGGGCCAGGCGCCTCCCCCACCTGGTCCCTGCTCCACACTCCCAGGGCTGGCAGGCCAGCTGTGGggtgaggggcagagccaggtcCTGGCTGTCCCACCTCCACGGCCttgccccacctctgccccatcTGAGCAGATGGTGGATGCTCCTGGCGGGGGTGCAGGACCAGGGCTCTGCGCCTCTGAGCCTTCCCAACAGGACTGCACACTCACAGACGCCCGAGGTCTGGCCCAGCTCTGA
- the P2RX2 gene encoding P2X purinoceptor 2 isoform X9, whose product MAAAEPKSPAAAGAAAARRLARGCWSAFWDYETPKVIVVRVHRAEELPGQRDRPGKLRHHQGQRSHLVRAQSVGRGGVRETPRGLRTGRCVPYYHGPSKTCEVSGWCPVEDGASVSQFLGKMAPNFTILIKNSIHYPKFQFSKGNIENRKDGYLRHCTFHEVSDLYCPIFKLGYIVEQAGENFTELAHTGGVIGVIINWDCDLDLSASMCNPKYSFRRLDPKHIPASSGYNFRFAKYYRINGSSTRTLIKAYGIRIDVIVHGQAGKFSLIPTIINLATALTSIGVGSFLCDWILLTFMNKNKVYSHKKFDKVCTPRHSSGSWPVILALVLGQAPPPPGPCSTLPGLAGQLWGEGQSQVLAVPPPRPCPTSAPSEQMVDAPGGGAGPGLCASEPSQQDCTLTDARGLAQL is encoded by the exons ATGGCGGCCGCCGAGCCCAAGTCCCCCGCGGCAGCCGGGGCGGCCGCGGCCCGGCGCCTGGCTCGAGGCTGCTGGTCCGCCTTCTGGGACTACGAGACACCCAAGGTGATCGTG GTACGTGTTCATCGTGCAGAAGAGCTACCAGGACAGCGAGACCGGCCCGGAAAGCTCCGTCATCACCAAGGTCAAAGGTCTCACCTTGTCAGAGCACAAAGTGTGGGACGTGGAGGAGTACGTGAAACCCCCCGAG GCCTGCGGACCGGGCGCTGCGTACCTTATTACCACGGGCCGTCCAAGACCTGCGAGGTGTCTGGCTGGTGCCCAGTGGAGGATGGCGCCTCAGTCAG CCAATTTCTCGGCAAGATGGCCCCAAATTTCACCATCCTCATCAAGAACAGCATCCACTACCCCAAATTCCAGTTCTCCAA GGGCAACATTGAGAACCGGAAGGATGGCTACTTGAGACACTGCACATTCCACGAGGTCTCTGACCTCTACTGCCCCATTTTCAAGCTGGGCTACATTGTGGAGCAGGCAGGGGAAAACTTCACAGAGTTGGCGCACACG GGTGGTGTCATTGGTGTCATTATCAACTGGGATTGTGACCTGGACCTGTCAGCATCCATGTGCAACCCCAAGTACTCCTTCCGAAGGCTCGACCCCAAGCACATCCCAGCCTCATCTGGCTACAACTTCAG GTTCGCCAAGTATTATAGAATAAACGGCAGCAGCACCCGCACACTCATCAAAGCCTACGGGATCCGAATTGATGTCATCGTTCATGGACAG GCAGGGAAGTTCAGCCTGATCCCCACCATCATTAACCTGGCCACAGCGCTGACCTCCATTGGGGTG GGCTCCTTCCTGTGTGACTGGATCCTGCTAACATTCATGAACAAAAACAAGGTCTACAGCCATAAGAAATTTGACAAGGTGTGTACACCGAGGCACTCCTCAGGTAGCTGGCCTGTGATCCTGGCCCTTGTTTTGGGCCAGGCGCCTCCCCCACCTGGTCCCTGCTCCACACTCCCAGGGCTGGCAGGCCAGCTGTGGggtgaggggcagagccaggtcCTGGCTGTCCCACCTCCACGGCCttgccccacctctgccccatcTGAGCAGATGGTGGATGCTCCTGGCGGGGGTGCAGGACCAGGGCTCTGCGCCTCTGAGCCTTCCCAACAGGACTGCACACTCACAGACGCCCGAGGTCTGGCCCAGCTCTGA
- the P2RX2 gene encoding P2X purinoceptor 2 isoform X1 — translation MAAAEPKSPAAAGAAAARRLARGCWSAFWDYETPKVIVVKNRRLGIVYRTVQLLILLYFVCPHRYVFIVQKSYQDSETGPESSVITKVKGLTLSEHKVWDVEEYVKPPEGGSVFSIITRIEVTSFQTLGTCAESMRVRNATCDSDEDCVAGQLDMLGNGLRTGRCVPYYHGPSKTCEVSGWCPVEDGASVSQFLGKMAPNFTILIKNSIHYPKFQFSKGNIENRKDGYLRHCTFHEVSDLYCPIFKLGYIVEQAGENFTELAHTGGVIGVIINWDCDLDLSASMCNPKYSFRRLDPKHIPASSGYNFRFAKYYRINGSSTRTLIKAYGIRIDVIVHGQAGKFSLIPTIINLATALTSIGVGSFLCDWILLTFMNKNKVYSHKKFDKVCTPRHSSGSWPVILALVLGQAPPPPGPCSTLPGLAGQLWGEGQSQVLAVPPPRPCPTSAPSEQMVDAPGGGAGPGLCASEPSQQDCTLTDARGLAQL, via the exons ATGGCGGCCGCCGAGCCCAAGTCCCCCGCGGCAGCCGGGGCGGCCGCGGCCCGGCGCCTGGCTCGAGGCTGCTGGTCCGCCTTCTGGGACTACGAGACACCCAAGGTGATCGTGGTGAAGAACCGGCGCCTGGGCATCGTGTACCGCACCGTGCAGTTGCTCATTCTGCTCTACTTCGTGTG TCCACACAGGTACGTGTTCATCGTGCAGAAGAGCTACCAGGACAGCGAGACCGGCCCGGAAAGCTCCGTCATCACCAAGGTCAAAGGTCTCACCTTGTCAGAGCACAAAGTGTGGGACGTGGAGGAGTACGTGAAACCCCCCGAG GGGGGCAGCGTGTTCAGCATCATCACCAGGATCGAGGTCACCTCCTTCCAGACCCTCGGAACCTGCGCGGAG AGTATGAGGGTCAGAAATGCCACCTGCGACTCGGACGAGGACTGCGTGGCTGGGCAGCTGGATATGCTAGGAAACG GCCTGCGGACCGGGCGCTGCGTACCTTATTACCACGGGCCGTCCAAGACCTGCGAGGTGTCTGGCTGGTGCCCAGTGGAGGATGGCGCCTCAGTCAG CCAATTTCTCGGCAAGATGGCCCCAAATTTCACCATCCTCATCAAGAACAGCATCCACTACCCCAAATTCCAGTTCTCCAA GGGCAACATTGAGAACCGGAAGGATGGCTACTTGAGACACTGCACATTCCACGAGGTCTCTGACCTCTACTGCCCCATTTTCAAGCTGGGCTACATTGTGGAGCAGGCAGGGGAAAACTTCACAGAGTTGGCGCACACG GGTGGTGTCATTGGTGTCATTATCAACTGGGATTGTGACCTGGACCTGTCAGCATCCATGTGCAACCCCAAGTACTCCTTCCGAAGGCTCGACCCCAAGCACATCCCAGCCTCATCTGGCTACAACTTCAG GTTCGCCAAGTATTATAGAATAAACGGCAGCAGCACCCGCACACTCATCAAAGCCTACGGGATCCGAATTGATGTCATCGTTCATGGACAG GCAGGGAAGTTCAGCCTGATCCCCACCATCATTAACCTGGCCACAGCGCTGACCTCCATTGGGGTG GGCTCCTTCCTGTGTGACTGGATCCTGCTAACATTCATGAACAAAAACAAGGTCTACAGCCATAAGAAATTTGACAAGGTGTGTACACCGAGGCACTCCTCAGGTAGCTGGCCTGTGATCCTGGCCCTTGTTTTGGGCCAGGCGCCTCCCCCACCTGGTCCCTGCTCCACACTCCCAGGGCTGGCAGGCCAGCTGTGGggtgaggggcagagccaggtcCTGGCTGTCCCACCTCCACGGCCttgccccacctctgccccatcTGAGCAGATGGTGGATGCTCCTGGCGGGGGTGCAGGACCAGGGCTCTGCGCCTCTGAGCCTTCCCAACAGGACTGCACACTCACAGACGCCCGAGGTCTGGCCCAGCTCTGA
- the P2RX2 gene encoding P2X purinoceptor 2 isoform X4 — protein MAAAEPKSPAAAGAAAARRLARGCWSAFWDYETPKVIVVKNRRLGIVYRTVQLLILLYFVCPHRYVFIVQKSYQDSETGPESSVITKVKGLTLSEHKVWDVEEYVKPPEGGSVFSIITRIEVTSFQTLGTCAESMRVRNATCDSDEDCVAGQLDMLGNGLRTGRCVPYYHGPSKTCEVSGWCPVEDGASVSQFLGKMAPNFTILIKNSIHYPKFQFSKGNIENRKDGYLRHCTFHEVSDLYCPIFKLGYIVEQAGENFTELAHTGGVIGVIINWDCDLDLSASMCNPKYSFRRLDPKHIPASSGYNFRFAKYYRINGSSTRTLIKAYGIRIDVIVHGQAGKFSLIPTIINLATALTSIGVGSFLCDWILLTFMNKNKVYSHKKFDKMVDAPGGGAGPGLCASEPSQQDCTLTDARGLAQL, from the exons ATGGCGGCCGCCGAGCCCAAGTCCCCCGCGGCAGCCGGGGCGGCCGCGGCCCGGCGCCTGGCTCGAGGCTGCTGGTCCGCCTTCTGGGACTACGAGACACCCAAGGTGATCGTGGTGAAGAACCGGCGCCTGGGCATCGTGTACCGCACCGTGCAGTTGCTCATTCTGCTCTACTTCGTGTG TCCACACAGGTACGTGTTCATCGTGCAGAAGAGCTACCAGGACAGCGAGACCGGCCCGGAAAGCTCCGTCATCACCAAGGTCAAAGGTCTCACCTTGTCAGAGCACAAAGTGTGGGACGTGGAGGAGTACGTGAAACCCCCCGAG GGGGGCAGCGTGTTCAGCATCATCACCAGGATCGAGGTCACCTCCTTCCAGACCCTCGGAACCTGCGCGGAG AGTATGAGGGTCAGAAATGCCACCTGCGACTCGGACGAGGACTGCGTGGCTGGGCAGCTGGATATGCTAGGAAACG GCCTGCGGACCGGGCGCTGCGTACCTTATTACCACGGGCCGTCCAAGACCTGCGAGGTGTCTGGCTGGTGCCCAGTGGAGGATGGCGCCTCAGTCAG CCAATTTCTCGGCAAGATGGCCCCAAATTTCACCATCCTCATCAAGAACAGCATCCACTACCCCAAATTCCAGTTCTCCAA GGGCAACATTGAGAACCGGAAGGATGGCTACTTGAGACACTGCACATTCCACGAGGTCTCTGACCTCTACTGCCCCATTTTCAAGCTGGGCTACATTGTGGAGCAGGCAGGGGAAAACTTCACAGAGTTGGCGCACACG GGTGGTGTCATTGGTGTCATTATCAACTGGGATTGTGACCTGGACCTGTCAGCATCCATGTGCAACCCCAAGTACTCCTTCCGAAGGCTCGACCCCAAGCACATCCCAGCCTCATCTGGCTACAACTTCAG GTTCGCCAAGTATTATAGAATAAACGGCAGCAGCACCCGCACACTCATCAAAGCCTACGGGATCCGAATTGATGTCATCGTTCATGGACAG GCAGGGAAGTTCAGCCTGATCCCCACCATCATTAACCTGGCCACAGCGCTGACCTCCATTGGGGTG GGCTCCTTCCTGTGTGACTGGATCCTGCTAACATTCATGAACAAAAACAAGGTCTACAGCCATAAGAAATTTGACAAG ATGGTGGATGCTCCTGGCGGGGGTGCAGGACCAGGGCTCTGCGCCTCTGAGCCTTCCCAACAGGACTGCACACTCACAGACGCCCGAGGTCTGGCCCAGCTCTGA
- the P2RX2 gene encoding P2X purinoceptor 2 isoform X5 codes for MAAAEPKSPAAAGAAAARRLARGCWSAFWDYETPKVIVVKNRRLGIVYRTVQLLILLYFVWYVFIVQKSYQDSETGPESSVITKVKGLTLSEHKVWDVEEYVKPPEGGSVFSIITRIEVTSFQTLGTCAESMRVRNATCDSDEDCVAGQLDMLGNGLRTGRCVPYYHGPSKTCEVSGWCPVEDGASVSQFLGKMAPNFTILIKNSIHYPKFQFSKGNIENRKDGYLRHCTFHEVSDLYCPIFKLGYIVEQAGENFTELAHTGGVIGVIINWDCDLDLSASMCNPKYSFRRLDPKHIPASSGYNFRFAKYYRINGSSTRTLIKAYGIRIDVIVHGQAGKFSLIPTIINLATALTSIGVGSFLCDWILLTFMNKNKVYSHKKFDKMVDAPGGGAGPGLCASEPSQQDCTLTDARGLAQL; via the exons ATGGCGGCCGCCGAGCCCAAGTCCCCCGCGGCAGCCGGGGCGGCCGCGGCCCGGCGCCTGGCTCGAGGCTGCTGGTCCGCCTTCTGGGACTACGAGACACCCAAGGTGATCGTGGTGAAGAACCGGCGCCTGGGCATCGTGTACCGCACCGTGCAGTTGCTCATTCTGCTCTACTTCGTGTG GTACGTGTTCATCGTGCAGAAGAGCTACCAGGACAGCGAGACCGGCCCGGAAAGCTCCGTCATCACCAAGGTCAAAGGTCTCACCTTGTCAGAGCACAAAGTGTGGGACGTGGAGGAGTACGTGAAACCCCCCGAG GGGGGCAGCGTGTTCAGCATCATCACCAGGATCGAGGTCACCTCCTTCCAGACCCTCGGAACCTGCGCGGAG AGTATGAGGGTCAGAAATGCCACCTGCGACTCGGACGAGGACTGCGTGGCTGGGCAGCTGGATATGCTAGGAAACG GCCTGCGGACCGGGCGCTGCGTACCTTATTACCACGGGCCGTCCAAGACCTGCGAGGTGTCTGGCTGGTGCCCAGTGGAGGATGGCGCCTCAGTCAG CCAATTTCTCGGCAAGATGGCCCCAAATTTCACCATCCTCATCAAGAACAGCATCCACTACCCCAAATTCCAGTTCTCCAA GGGCAACATTGAGAACCGGAAGGATGGCTACTTGAGACACTGCACATTCCACGAGGTCTCTGACCTCTACTGCCCCATTTTCAAGCTGGGCTACATTGTGGAGCAGGCAGGGGAAAACTTCACAGAGTTGGCGCACACG GGTGGTGTCATTGGTGTCATTATCAACTGGGATTGTGACCTGGACCTGTCAGCATCCATGTGCAACCCCAAGTACTCCTTCCGAAGGCTCGACCCCAAGCACATCCCAGCCTCATCTGGCTACAACTTCAG GTTCGCCAAGTATTATAGAATAAACGGCAGCAGCACCCGCACACTCATCAAAGCCTACGGGATCCGAATTGATGTCATCGTTCATGGACAG GCAGGGAAGTTCAGCCTGATCCCCACCATCATTAACCTGGCCACAGCGCTGACCTCCATTGGGGTG GGCTCCTTCCTGTGTGACTGGATCCTGCTAACATTCATGAACAAAAACAAGGTCTACAGCCATAAGAAATTTGACAAG ATGGTGGATGCTCCTGGCGGGGGTGCAGGACCAGGGCTCTGCGCCTCTGAGCCTTCCCAACAGGACTGCACACTCACAGACGCCCGAGGTCTGGCCCAGCTCTGA
- the P2RX2 gene encoding P2X purinoceptor 2 isoform X2, which produces MAAAEPKSPAAAGAAAARRLARGCWSAFWDYETPKVIVVKNRRLGIVYRTVQLLILLYFVWYVFIVQKSYQDSETGPESSVITKVKGLTLSEHKVWDVEEYVKPPEGGSVFSIITRIEVTSFQTLGTCAESMRVRNATCDSDEDCVAGQLDMLGNGLRTGRCVPYYHGPSKTCEVSGWCPVEDGASVSQFLGKMAPNFTILIKNSIHYPKFQFSKGNIENRKDGYLRHCTFHEVSDLYCPIFKLGYIVEQAGENFTELAHTGGVIGVIINWDCDLDLSASMCNPKYSFRRLDPKHIPASSGYNFRFAKYYRINGSSTRTLIKAYGIRIDVIVHGQAGKFSLIPTIINLATALTSIGVGSFLCDWILLTFMNKNKVYSHKKFDKVCTPRHSSGSWPVILALVLGQAPPPPGPCSTLPGLAGQLWGEGQSQVLAVPPPRPCPTSAPSEQMVDAPGGGAGPGLCASEPSQQDCTLTDARGLAQL; this is translated from the exons ATGGCGGCCGCCGAGCCCAAGTCCCCCGCGGCAGCCGGGGCGGCCGCGGCCCGGCGCCTGGCTCGAGGCTGCTGGTCCGCCTTCTGGGACTACGAGACACCCAAGGTGATCGTGGTGAAGAACCGGCGCCTGGGCATCGTGTACCGCACCGTGCAGTTGCTCATTCTGCTCTACTTCGTGTG GTACGTGTTCATCGTGCAGAAGAGCTACCAGGACAGCGAGACCGGCCCGGAAAGCTCCGTCATCACCAAGGTCAAAGGTCTCACCTTGTCAGAGCACAAAGTGTGGGACGTGGAGGAGTACGTGAAACCCCCCGAG GGGGGCAGCGTGTTCAGCATCATCACCAGGATCGAGGTCACCTCCTTCCAGACCCTCGGAACCTGCGCGGAG AGTATGAGGGTCAGAAATGCCACCTGCGACTCGGACGAGGACTGCGTGGCTGGGCAGCTGGATATGCTAGGAAACG GCCTGCGGACCGGGCGCTGCGTACCTTATTACCACGGGCCGTCCAAGACCTGCGAGGTGTCTGGCTGGTGCCCAGTGGAGGATGGCGCCTCAGTCAG CCAATTTCTCGGCAAGATGGCCCCAAATTTCACCATCCTCATCAAGAACAGCATCCACTACCCCAAATTCCAGTTCTCCAA GGGCAACATTGAGAACCGGAAGGATGGCTACTTGAGACACTGCACATTCCACGAGGTCTCTGACCTCTACTGCCCCATTTTCAAGCTGGGCTACATTGTGGAGCAGGCAGGGGAAAACTTCACAGAGTTGGCGCACACG GGTGGTGTCATTGGTGTCATTATCAACTGGGATTGTGACCTGGACCTGTCAGCATCCATGTGCAACCCCAAGTACTCCTTCCGAAGGCTCGACCCCAAGCACATCCCAGCCTCATCTGGCTACAACTTCAG GTTCGCCAAGTATTATAGAATAAACGGCAGCAGCACCCGCACACTCATCAAAGCCTACGGGATCCGAATTGATGTCATCGTTCATGGACAG GCAGGGAAGTTCAGCCTGATCCCCACCATCATTAACCTGGCCACAGCGCTGACCTCCATTGGGGTG GGCTCCTTCCTGTGTGACTGGATCCTGCTAACATTCATGAACAAAAACAAGGTCTACAGCCATAAGAAATTTGACAAGGTGTGTACACCGAGGCACTCCTCAGGTAGCTGGCCTGTGATCCTGGCCCTTGTTTTGGGCCAGGCGCCTCCCCCACCTGGTCCCTGCTCCACACTCCCAGGGCTGGCAGGCCAGCTGTGGggtgaggggcagagccaggtcCTGGCTGTCCCACCTCCACGGCCttgccccacctctgccccatcTGAGCAGATGGTGGATGCTCCTGGCGGGGGTGCAGGACCAGGGCTCTGCGCCTCTGAGCCTTCCCAACAGGACTGCACACTCACAGACGCCCGAGGTCTGGCCCAGCTCTGA